From a single Rosa rugosa chromosome 7, drRosRugo1.1, whole genome shotgun sequence genomic region:
- the LOC133723813 gene encoding uncharacterized protein LOC133723813: MIPACFSQPNTISSSSQVPQNLITCIYQTELGNSPTYLTLTWSKALFSHCLTIHAPDSFSITISLNPTTFSFFRTKPGSKSIHLTHHHYQRIKLYWDFTQANFAHNSAEPDSGFYIAISCNAKVQFFLGDLLDELTRRSGLVGTHQLEQPTLLSRREHVFGNRNYISRAQFLGSKHEIGIECSEGTLKVKVDGETSLIVKRLAWKFRGNERIFVGGVEFEFYWDVFNWVNNRKGTTNGTGHGVFVFQVGDGGVWPEMVGTEKRLMRKSLSMSAASASMPSMVSLSPSPSCSSVLQWAEESSDGGRSSCSSSTRSCGSNGGFSLLLYAWRKD, encoded by the coding sequence ATGATCCCAGCATGTTTCAGCCAACCCAACACAATCTCAAGCAGCTCTCAAGTGCCTCAAAACCTCATAACCTGCATATACCAAACTGAGCTTGGCAACTCGCCCACATATCTCACTCTCACTTGGTCCAAAGCCCTCTTCTCTCACTGCCTAACTATACATGCTCCAGACTCTTTTTCCATCACCATCTCTCTCAACCCAACAACCTTCTCATTTTTCCGAACTAAACCAGGTTCCAAGTCCATCCATCTAACCCACCACCATTACCAGAGAATCAAACTGTACTGGGACTTCACTCAGGCTAACTTTGCTCACAACTCGGCTGAGCCCGATTCTGGCTTCTATATTGCCATTTCTTGCAATGCCAAAGTTCAGTTCTTTCTAGGGGATCTTTTGGATGAGTTGACTCGACGATCAGGGTTAGTTGGAACTCACCAACTTGAACAACCGACCCTACTGTCAAGGCGAGAGCATGTGTTTGGGAATAGGAATTACATATCTCGAGCTCAGTTCTTGGGGTCTAAGCATGAAATTGGTATAGAGTGCAGTGAAGGTACTCTTAAAGTAAAGGTAGATGGAGAAACTAGCCTAATTGTGAAAAGGTTGGCTTGGAAGTTCAGAGGCAATGAGAGAATTTTCGTTGGTGGAGTCGAATTTGAATTCTATTGGGATGTGTTCAACTGGGTTAATAATCGTAAAGGTACTACTAATGGCACTGGACATGGTGTATTTGTTTTCCAAGTTGGTGATGGTGGGGTGTGGCCAGAAATGGTAGGTACTGAGAAGAGGTTGATGAGGAAGAGCTTGTCCATGTCGGCTGCTTCAGCATCAATGCCTTCGATGGTCTCATTATCACCATCCCCATCATGCTCGAGTGTGTTGCAATGGGCTGAGGAAAGCAGTGATGGTGGGAGGAGTTCATGTTCTTCATCCACTAGGTCCTGTGGTAGTAATGGAGGGTTTTCTTTGTTGCTCTATGCTTGGAGGAAGGATTGA
- the LOC133722339 gene encoding uncharacterized protein LOC133722339, with the protein MKITSVVVHALNDSTVAGFVDDTTPFEQCSKECFDELDLNADGVLSKEELRSGFGKLLPGIGYVSQPKEELNGLHDEIFERFDADQNGVVDRGEFKELLREIMLGVARGIGGSPVLVALEHGSLLMRAAQHEQNKG; encoded by the coding sequence ATGAAGATCACCAGCGTTGTTGTGCATGCCCTAAACGACTCCACGGTGGCCGGATTCGTGGACGACACGACGCCTTTCGAGCAATGCAGCAAGGAATGCTTCGACGAGCTCGACCTTAACGCCGACGGCGTGTTGTCGAAGGAGGAGCTTCGTTCGGGTTTTGGTAAGCTGCTGCCGGGCATAGGGTACGTGTCACAGCCCAAAGAGGAGTTGAATGGTTTGCATGATGAAATATTTGAGAGGTTCGATGCGGATCAAAACGGCGTCGTTGACCGGGGTGAGTTTAAAGAGCTGTTGAGGGAGATCATGCTCGGGGTGGCGCGTGGGATTGGGGGGTCGCCGGTGCTGGTGGCGCTTGAGCATGGGAGTCTGCTTATGAGGGCAGCTCAACACGAACAGAATAAGGGATAG